The Triticum aestivum cultivar Chinese Spring chromosome 7B, IWGSC CS RefSeq v2.1, whole genome shotgun sequence genome window below encodes:
- the LOC123162373 gene encoding uncharacterized protein isoform X1, with product MAPELTTVTPSLRFFLSSGQIGHACPQVAKRDPRFSRGRRPRPRATTRSSSPLFLRPPTHPIPDTSLGAFRRRAVALATPSAPHLHRYLRWLLADAPASCTSGQSTPSTPRTRRSTRSTSSIQCRTSRTWSTPTRWSRYARGVSSSSTTKDPHCPPPACSRGSPLCWAQHEHPKQIISIHNQWNCYKAPEEGEAKRERSQQLFLVRKCSVLQNNREAEVNYVLVCGVLLVVLLFEHFWRMLKWFSMAHHGRQHTHAHRRLTWKVLWNRR from the exons ATGGCGCCCGAGCTCACCACGGTGACCCCATCCCTCCGCTTCTTCCTCTCATCGGGCCAGATCGGGCACGCGTGTCCTCAAGTGGCCAAGCGCGACCCCCGATTCAGCCgaggccgccgcccgcgcccgcgcgccaccacccgctcctcctcgcctctaTTCCTCCGCCCGCCGACCCACCCCATCCCTGATACCTCACTCGGCGCCTTCCGCCGCAGGGCCGTCGCGCTCGCAACACCCTCGGCGCCGCACCTCCACCGCTACCTCCGCTGGCTCCTCGCCGACGCCCCCGCCTCGTGCACGAGCGGCCAGAGCACGCCGTCCACCCCGCGCACGCGGCGCTCGACGCGCTCGACGTCTTCG ATACAGTGCAGGACATCAAGGACCTGGAGCACCCCTACTCGCTGGAGCAGATACG CCCGAGGTGTCTCCTCATCATCTACAACAAAGGATCCCCATTGCCCGCCACCAGCCTGTAGCAGAGGATCCCCACTCTGTTGGGCACAACACGAACACCCAAAACAG ATCATCAGCATACACAACCAGTGGAACTGCTACAAAGCACCAGAAGAAGGCGAAGCAAAGAGGGAAAGATCACAGCAGCTCTTCTTGGTGAGGAAATGCTCGGTCCTGCAGAACAACCGTGAAGCAGAAGTTAACTACGTGCTCGTCTGCGGGGTGCTTCTGGTGGTCTTGCTCTTCGAGCACTTCTGGAGGATGCTCAAGTGGTTCTCCATGGCTCACCATGGACGTCAACATACTCATGCTCATCGCAG
- the LOC123162373 gene encoding uncharacterized protein isoform X2, translated as MAPELTTVTPSLRFFLSSGQIGHACPQVAKRDPRFSRGRRPRPRATTRSSSPLFLRPPTHPIPDTSLGAFRRRAVALATPSAPHLHRYLRWLLADAPASCTSGQSTPSTPRTRRSTRSTSSIQCRTSRTWSTPTRWSRYARGVSSSSTTKDPHCPPPACSRGSPLCWAQHEHPKQIISIHNQWNCYKAPEEGEAKRERSQQLFLVRKCSVLQNNREAEVNYVLVCGVLLVVLLFEHFWRMLKWFSMAHHGRQHTHAHRRR; from the exons ATGGCGCCCGAGCTCACCACGGTGACCCCATCCCTCCGCTTCTTCCTCTCATCGGGCCAGATCGGGCACGCGTGTCCTCAAGTGGCCAAGCGCGACCCCCGATTCAGCCgaggccgccgcccgcgcccgcgcgccaccacccgctcctcctcgcctctaTTCCTCCGCCCGCCGACCCACCCCATCCCTGATACCTCACTCGGCGCCTTCCGCCGCAGGGCCGTCGCGCTCGCAACACCCTCGGCGCCGCACCTCCACCGCTACCTCCGCTGGCTCCTCGCCGACGCCCCCGCCTCGTGCACGAGCGGCCAGAGCACGCCGTCCACCCCGCGCACGCGGCGCTCGACGCGCTCGACGTCTTCG ATACAGTGCAGGACATCAAGGACCTGGAGCACCCCTACTCGCTGGAGCAGATACG CCCGAGGTGTCTCCTCATCATCTACAACAAAGGATCCCCATTGCCCGCCACCAGCCTGTAGCAGAGGATCCCCACTCTGTTGGGCACAACACGAACACCCAAAACAG ATCATCAGCATACACAACCAGTGGAACTGCTACAAAGCACCAGAAGAAGGCGAAGCAAAGAGGGAAAGATCACAGCAGCTCTTCTTGGTGAGGAAATGCTCGGTCCTGCAGAACAACCGTGAAGCAGAAGTTAACTACGTGCTCGTCTGCGGGGTGCTTCTGGTGGTCTTGCTCTTCGAGCACTTCTGGAGGATGCTCAAGTGGTTCTCCATGGCTCACCATGGACGTCAACATACTCATGCTCATCGCAG